A portion of the Perognathus longimembris pacificus isolate PPM17 chromosome 20, ASM2315922v1, whole genome shotgun sequence genome contains these proteins:
- the LOC125338653 gene encoding uncharacterized protein LOC125338653, translating into MNSCATRCSTCPPPTCSSACTFSSSSWRSPGPVSLRKRGRRQSLCRLPRACFGHQRAAAPDLQVQNPSVMPERETGGDLEPSLDSRKHMNTQRCVPLTARPNETLNPVDVPLVVKSTGDAGEPAGILEEEEDPEFLPLTFTVRLDRLHRSETGTPLAEQDKVNTRGARGNVPCLRSAEPLCEVQGLDPVEESESALTEYRDKSFLPIST; encoded by the exons ATGAACTCATGCGCTACGCGATGCTCAACATGCCCTCCTCCGACCTGCTCCTCCGCTTGCACATTCTCCTCGAGCAGCTGGAGGAGCCCGGGGCCAGTCAGCCTGAGAAAAAGGGGAAGACGTCAGTCATTGTGTAGACTCCCGAGAGCCT GTTTTGGCCACCAGAGAGCAGCTGCTCCTGACCTCCAGGTGCAGAACCCATCGGTGATGCCAGAGAGGGAGACCGGTGGGGACCTGGAGCCATCACTGGACTCCAGaaaacacatgaacacacagCGGTGTGTGCCACTTACGGCAAGGCCCAACGAGACGTTGAATCCTGTGGATGTCCCACTTGTTGTGAAGTCCACAGGTGACGCCGGTGAGCCTGCAGGTATccttgaggaggaggaagatccaGAATTTCTTCCTCTCACGTTCACAGTGCGCTTAGATCGGCTCCATAGGAGTGAAACTGGCACACCACTTGCTGAGCAGGATAAAGTTAACACCCGTGGGGCTCGTGGAAATGTCCCCTGTCTACGCTCAGCAGAACCACTATGTGAGGTTCAAGGGCTGGATCCGGTTGAGGAAAGCGAATCTGCCCTCACAGAATATCGGGACAAATCTTTCCTGCCAATCTCCACTTGA